Proteins from one Xenopus tropicalis strain Nigerian chromosome 1, UCB_Xtro_10.0, whole genome shotgun sequence genomic window:
- the LOC100498452 gene encoding probable protein S-acyltransferase 23, with translation MIQSASRPLSRFSRHNTVPARASDSLQNTMAMDWAGRAGGVVPPLHTKPMCCEAAAFDVECMSRVCDGQIFQAVKEGNIKKCQHILEAESAAVLGCYDEKGHTPVHWAALTGSIQLMELFVDSKGPVDTPSLAELGQHPIHWAAVSGSIAVVDILLKAGVSVDVKDQKGCTPLITAAQYGQTALCCYLIGKGAKINLYDSEGDTALHWAAFKGHCELSHLLIYSGCNPRQTDNFGQTPLHLAVLSGNLPTVQLLCEQDNIDLEGEDNNRNTPLKLANGRKSWDIASFLQSTIIQSKKHHAKFNWSTWLFGRPGKTKGPILFFFGNLFLWGYPTYFFKIVPVSYYALWELHMMFLLCNTLMWAFFLKASHMDPGFLPQDTEEYKYAVKQAINCNDWKDGKNPLNRLCHTCHLVKPLRSKHCRITNRCVSHFDHYCPYIYNDVGKRNRAFFVGFLVSMCMCCFIGVYLCWDCFYIVGNSILIGIGFIFLSVIGTISALMSVMCLYMAIVNITTNERMNVKKYTYLKDDRGHFRNPFDRGFYLNLLEFIDIVAPLSEDKIQKMELRFDI, from the exons ATGATACAATCTGCGTCTCGTCCTCTCTCCAGGTTTAGCCGGCACAACACTGTCCCAGCAAGAGCCAGTGATTCCCTGCAGAACACAATGGCCATGGACTGGGCTGGCAGAGCAGGAGGAGTTGTGCCCCCCCTGCACACAAAACCCATGTGCTGTGAAGCAGCAGCTTTTGATGTGGAGTGTATGAGCCGTGTCTGTGATGGACAGATCTTTCAGGCTGTAAAAGAGGG AAATATAAAGAAATGTCAGCATATACTTGAGGCAGAAAGCGCTGCTGTTTTGGGGTGTTACGATGAAAAGGGACATACCCCTGTCCATTGGGCTGCCCTCACAGGATCTATTCAACTAATGGAGCTCTTTGTGGATAGTAAAGGACCTGTGGATACACCAAGCCTGGCTGAGCTGGGGCAGCACCCCATTCACTGGGCCGCTGTCAGTGGCTCCATTGCTGTTGTAGACATTCTTCTGAAAGCAGGCGTATCAGTGGATGTAAAAGATCAGAAGGGCTGCACTCCTTTGATTACAGCTGCTCAGTATGGACAAACAGCGTTGTGTTGCTACCTTATAGGGAAAGGCGCAAAGATCAACTTGTATGACTCTGAGGGAGACACAGCACTGCACTGGGCAGCATTCAAGG gtcaCTGTGAATTGTCTCACCTACTCATATACTCTGGCTGTAACCCACGACAGACAGATAACTTTGGGCAG ACCCCTTTGCACTTAGCTGTATTAAGTGGGAATCTTCCAACAGTCCAACTGTTATGTGAACAA GATAATATTGATTTAGAAGGTGAAGATAACAACAGAAATACCCCCTTGAAGCTGGCTAACGGACGGAAGTCCTGGGATATTGCCTCATTTTTACAAAGCACAATCATACAATCAAAAAAGCATCATGCTAAATTTAACTGGAG TACGTGGTTATTTGGTCGCCCAGGAAAAACAAAAGGACCCATCTTATTCTTTTTTGGAAATTTATTCCTTTGGGGATATCCGACTTATTTCTTTAAG ATTGTGCCTGTTTCATACTATGCTCTCTGGGAGTTGCATATGATGTTCCTGCTTTGCAATACACTGATGTGGGCTTTCTTCTTAAAAGCTTCACATATGGACCCTGGATTTCTACCTCAGGATACAGAAGAATATAAATATGCTGTTAAGCAG GCTATAAATTGTAATGATTGGAAAGATGGTAAAAACCCTTTGAACAGACTGTGTCATACTTGTCATCTTGTGAAGCCACTTCGATCCAAACACTGTCGTATCACGAATCGATGCGTTTCCCACTTTGACCACTATTGCCCTTACATCTACAATGACGTCGGAAAGCGGAACAG AGCGTTCTTTGTAGGATTCCTGGTCTCCATGTGTATGTGCTGTTTCATTGGAGTTTATCTATGCTGGGACTGCTTCTACATTGTGGGAAATAGCATCTTGATTGGGATCGGCTTCATCTTTCTTTCTGTTATCGGCACTATTTCAGCACTCATGTCTGTGATGTGT CTTTACATGGCCATTGTAAACATCACAACCAACGAGAGGATGAATGTGAAAAAATACACATACCTGAAAGATGACAGGGGCCACTTTAGGAATCCATTTGATCGTGGATTCTATCTCAACTTATTGGAATTTATTGACATTGTGGCACCTCTTTCTGAAGATAAAATCCAAAAAATGGAACTAAGATTCGATATTTGA